Proteins from a single region of Pseudomonas sp. BSw22131:
- a CDS encoding branched-chain amino acid aminotransferase: MGNDSINWDKLGFDYIKTDKRYLAHWRDGEWDQGTLTEDNVLHISEGSTALHYGQQCFEGLKAYRAKDGSINLFRPDQNAARMQRSCNRLLMPNVPTEMFIEACKDVVRANERFIPPYGTGGALYLRPFVIGVGDNIGVRTAPEFIFSVFCIPVGPYFKGGLTPHNFLISSYDRAAPQGTGAAKVGGNYAASLMPGVDAKKRGFADCIYLDPLTHSKIEEVGSANFFGITHDDEFITPKSPSVLPGITRLSLIELAASRLGLKVTEGDVLIEELDTFKEAGACGTAAVITPIGGISYKDKLHVFHSETEVGPVTKRLYAELTGVQTGDLEGPAGWIVKV; the protein is encoded by the coding sequence ATGGGTAACGACAGCATTAACTGGGACAAGCTCGGCTTCGACTACATCAAGACCGACAAACGCTACCTGGCTCACTGGCGCGATGGCGAGTGGGACCAAGGCACCCTGACCGAAGACAACGTGCTGCACATCAGCGAAGGCTCGACCGCGCTGCATTACGGCCAGCAATGCTTCGAAGGCCTCAAGGCCTATCGCGCCAAAGACGGCTCGATCAACCTGTTCCGCCCGGATCAGAACGCCGCCCGCATGCAACGCAGCTGCAACCGCCTGTTGATGCCCAATGTGCCGACCGAGATGTTCATCGAAGCCTGCAAGGACGTGGTTCGCGCCAACGAGCGGTTCATCCCGCCGTACGGCACCGGTGGTGCGTTGTACCTGCGTCCGTTCGTGATCGGCGTAGGCGACAACATCGGCGTGCGCACGGCGCCGGAGTTCATCTTCTCGGTGTTCTGCATCCCGGTGGGCCCTTACTTCAAGGGCGGTCTGACTCCGCATAACTTCCTTATTTCCAGCTACGACCGTGCGGCCCCGCAAGGCACTGGCGCTGCGAAAGTCGGCGGCAACTACGCCGCGAGCCTGATGCCGGGTGTTGATGCCAAGAAGCGCGGCTTTGCCGATTGCATTTACCTGGACCCGCTGACTCACTCGAAGATCGAAGAAGTCGGGTCGGCCAACTTCTTCGGTATCACCCACGACGACGAATTCATCACCCCGAAATCTCCGTCCGTGCTGCCTGGTATCACCCGCCTGTCGCTGATCGAACTGGCCGCCAGCCGTCTGGGCCTGAAAGTAACCGAAGGCGACGTGCTGATCGAGGAACTCGACACGTTCAAGGAAGCGGGCGCCTGTGGCACTGCGGCCGTGATCACGCCGATTGGCGGCATCAGCTACAAAGACAAGCTGCATGTGTTCCACAGCGAAACCGAAGTGGGCCCGGTGACCAAGCGTCTTTACGCCGAGTTGACCGGCGTTCAGACCGGTGACCTCGAAGGTCCGGCAGGCTGGATCGTCAAGGTCTGA
- the gloA gene encoding lactoylglutathione lyase: MSFVSETQPGVCLNPDAVTQQYVFNHTMLRVKDPERSLDFYTRVLGMGLLRQVDFPEGRFSLLFLAMSKGDVPEDPSERMSHTFSRESVLELTHNWGTESDDSHYHNGNKDPRGFGHICFSVPDIGAACARFESLGVPFVKRLDKGMKHVAFIADPDEYWIEIVQADLLGNLGQP; this comes from the coding sequence ATGTCGTTTGTCAGCGAAACACAGCCCGGCGTCTGCCTGAACCCGGACGCCGTCACTCAGCAGTACGTGTTCAACCACACCATGCTGCGGGTCAAGGATCCAGAACGCTCGCTGGATTTCTATACGCGGGTGCTGGGCATGGGATTGCTGCGTCAGGTGGACTTTCCGGAGGGCAGGTTTTCGCTGCTGTTCCTGGCGATGAGCAAAGGTGATGTCCCTGAAGATCCGTCTGAGCGCATGAGCCACACGTTCAGCCGCGAATCTGTACTGGAACTGACGCACAACTGGGGGACTGAGAGCGACGACTCGCATTACCACAACGGCAACAAAGACCCGCGTGGGTTCGGGCACATCTGCTTTTCCGTGCCGGACATCGGAGCCGCCTGCGCGCGCTTTGAATCGCTGGGCGTGCCGTTCGTCAAACGCCTGGACAAGGGCATGAAGCACGTCGCCTTCATCGCCGACCCCGACGAATACTGGATCGAAATCGTGCAAGCGGACTTGCTGGGGAACCTGGGGCAGCCATGA
- a CDS encoding tat (twin-arginine translocation) pathway signal sequence has translation MTDLKLDRRRFLQGSGGLLLGTLLFGSGPIALFAPSQTWALEMSTLDSDTGSRLLLVIRRIFPHDTMEDAVYAFSVKALDERASQDPSVAAMLKQGIADLDQRAGGAWASLPEDKQVDILKDVQTSDFFSLVRGVSVNTLYSNELAYKHFGYEGASFPKGGYLMRGFNDLKWLPNPPLDASPNPFA, from the coding sequence ATGACTGACCTGAAGCTTGATCGACGTCGTTTTCTGCAGGGAAGCGGCGGCTTGCTGCTCGGCACCCTGTTGTTTGGCTCCGGCCCAATCGCGTTGTTCGCCCCCAGCCAGACGTGGGCGCTGGAGATGAGCACCCTCGACAGCGACACCGGAAGCCGCCTGCTGCTGGTGATTCGACGCATTTTTCCTCACGACACCATGGAAGACGCGGTCTACGCGTTCTCTGTCAAAGCGCTGGATGAGCGCGCCTCCCAGGACCCCAGCGTTGCCGCCATGCTCAAGCAAGGCATTGCCGACCTCGATCAGCGTGCCGGTGGCGCGTGGGCGTCGCTGCCGGAGGACAAACAGGTAGATATCCTCAAAGACGTGCAAACCAGTGATTTCTTCAGCCTGGTGCGCGGCGTTTCCGTCAATACGCTGTACAGCAACGAACTGGCCTACAAGCACTTTGGCTACGAAGGCGCCTCCTTTCCCAAAGGCGGTTATCTGATGCGCGGTTTCAACGACCTGAAATGGTTGCCGAACCCGCCGCTCGATGCCAGTCCGAACCCATTTGCCTGA